A stretch of Desulfitobacterium dichloroeliminans LMG P-21439 DNA encodes these proteins:
- a CDS encoding 4Fe-4S dicluster domain-containing protein, with amino-acid sequence MPPVIDKNKCILCEECAQICTMDVFGPTVPDEVPEVRYPDECWHCNACALDCPVDAITLRYPLPLMLLSVNSVK; translated from the coding sequence ATGCCTCCAGTAATCGACAAGAATAAGTGTATTTTGTGTGAAGAATGCGCACAGATCTGTACTATGGATGTGTTTGGTCCGACAGTACCTGATGAAGTTCCCGAAGTTCGTTATCCTGATGAGTGCTGGCATTGTAATGCATGTGCATTGGATTGTCCGGTAGATGCTATCACATTAAGATACCCATTACCGTTGATGCTGCTGTCAGTGAATTCAGTCAAGTGA
- the larA gene encoding nickel-dependent lactate racemase yields the protein MSDERDVIGMRREYKFKYDEEYLSLALNPDQIIQELQAKDIQPIEDVTKEVNKVLDAPIASPPFNALFKAGDQVTIVVSDITRLVKLHEYLPTLVNRLNSLGIPDKDILILTATGTHRGQTAEEKKRVVGAEMYSRLEIIDHDCDHSEMVSVGTTPRGTEVVVNRLVVERKVILTGGIVHHLMAGFGGGRKSILPGVASRETIAQNHLHSLDPNAERSNPLIGVGALIDNPLHEDMVDATQFVNPDFLVNAVIHTDGRVAKLFAGHWLKAWEEGCVWADENYGVPIGKKADLVIASCGGFPKDISLYQSTKTLFNAALAVKPGGTILVLAGCREGAGADEFFGWSEPLKEQKLDPELRKNFTIPGYIFYAAVESARKAKVILYSMIEPEQVKPMGMTGVNSLVEALELAQVDRENQEIIIMPYGGATIPLYQKG from the coding sequence ATGAGCGACGAAAGGGATGTGATAGGGATGAGACGAGAGTATAAGTTTAAATATGATGAAGAGTATCTTAGCCTAGCGCTGAATCCGGATCAGATAATCCAGGAGCTCCAGGCGAAAGATATTCAGCCTATCGAGGATGTAACCAAGGAAGTGAACAAAGTTCTCGATGCTCCGATTGCTTCGCCGCCTTTTAACGCCCTTTTTAAGGCAGGTGATCAGGTGACGATCGTCGTCAGCGATATCACCCGTCTGGTTAAGCTACATGAATATTTGCCGACCCTTGTGAATCGCTTGAATTCGTTGGGCATACCCGATAAGGATATACTTATCTTGACTGCTACCGGCACTCATCGCGGGCAGACAGCTGAGGAGAAAAAAAGAGTTGTCGGCGCAGAGATGTATTCTCGTCTTGAGATAATCGACCATGACTGCGATCATTCGGAGATGGTATCGGTTGGAACAACTCCACGAGGAACGGAAGTTGTCGTTAATCGTTTGGTGGTCGAGCGCAAGGTTATCCTTACTGGTGGAATCGTACACCACTTAATGGCAGGTTTCGGTGGGGGGCGCAAGTCAATTCTTCCGGGTGTAGCCAGCAGAGAAACCATTGCGCAAAACCATCTGCACTCTTTAGATCCCAATGCGGAACGGTCTAACCCCTTGATCGGGGTAGGAGCACTCATCGATAATCCTTTACATGAGGATATGGTCGATGCGACCCAATTTGTGAATCCGGACTTTCTCGTCAATGCTGTGATCCATACGGATGGACGAGTTGCCAAGCTCTTCGCGGGTCATTGGCTGAAGGCTTGGGAAGAGGGCTGTGTATGGGCTGATGAAAATTATGGGGTACCGATTGGCAAAAAAGCCGATCTGGTGATTGCCAGCTGCGGAGGTTTCCCCAAAGATATCTCTCTTTATCAAAGCACGAAGACCTTATTTAATGCTGCCTTAGCGGTCAAGCCCGGAGGGACGATTCTCGTTCTGGCGGGATGTCGTGAGGGTGCCGGAGCGGATGAGTTTTTTGGCTGGAGTGAGCCACTTAAGGAGCAAAAGCTTGATCCTGAGCTCCGTAAGAACTTTACGATTCCCGGCTATATTTTCTATGCTGCTGTAGAATCAGCGCGCAAGGCGAAAGTCATTTTATATTCGATGATTGAACCTGAGCAGGTGAAGCCTATGGGGATGACCGGAGTTAACTCCCTTGTCGAAGCTTTAGAATTAGCGCAAGTGGACAGAGAAAATCAAGAGATTATCATCATGCCCTATGGGGGAGCGACAATTCCTCTATATCAAAAAGGGTAA
- a CDS encoding MFS transporter, producing MKKNDYGYAIIVGGFIVWLTAWGTYSTFGVFVKPIIDQFEWERADIALAYSLSTIVQAICALGMGKLTDKLGPRLVVTVFGSFLALAYLLLSRVTVLWQYQFVYIFVGSIGLSTATVPIMTTIARWFVKNRGTVSGIVQSGMGIGGLIFSPLVGWLIVNYDWRTAYLILSYISLPLIVISGLLLRRDPGRLSNSQGENREKSTINQDAKKPLEVGLSLRRAISTGQFWMIAVMFLSFGFCRCTFLAHTATHVQDLGYSLTEGANVMAVLTFSSIIGRVGVGFLADKIGCRNAYFISFCTMGVALIWGGYTRQLWGLFLFATLFGISWGGQAVLRFTFSAEMFGLVALGVITGVLGLTEASGAAFGSFFAGYVFDLVGSYDIMFVLGIVLSVLGGIMSYFIKPIKIN from the coding sequence ATGAAAAAAAATGACTATGGATACGCGATAATAGTTGGTGGGTTTATTGTTTGGCTTACCGCTTGGGGAACGTATTCCACATTTGGTGTTTTTGTCAAACCGATAATTGACCAATTCGAGTGGGAGCGGGCGGATATTGCCCTAGCCTATTCCCTATCGACTATAGTGCAGGCAATCTGTGCTTTGGGAATGGGTAAGTTAACTGATAAATTAGGCCCACGTCTAGTTGTTACAGTATTCGGATCATTCTTAGCCTTAGCATACTTATTGTTATCAAGGGTCACGGTTTTATGGCAATATCAATTTGTGTATATTTTTGTGGGTTCAATCGGGCTTAGTACTGCCACAGTTCCTATTATGACAACCATCGCAAGATGGTTTGTTAAGAATCGGGGGACCGTCTCAGGTATTGTCCAATCCGGAATGGGGATAGGCGGTTTAATATTTTCTCCACTTGTCGGCTGGTTAATCGTAAATTATGATTGGCGAACCGCCTATCTTATCCTGAGTTATATTTCTCTGCCGTTGATAGTAATATCTGGGTTACTCTTGCGCAGGGATCCGGGGAGATTGTCTAACTCTCAAGGTGAAAATAGAGAGAAATCAACAATAAACCAAGATGCTAAAAAACCGCTGGAAGTAGGTTTATCATTAAGAAGAGCGATAAGTACCGGACAATTTTGGATGATTGCCGTAATGTTTTTGAGCTTTGGATTTTGTAGATGTACCTTTTTAGCGCATACAGCTACCCATGTCCAGGATTTGGGTTATTCTTTAACCGAGGGAGCCAATGTAATGGCAGTTCTCACTTTTTCAAGTATCATTGGCAGGGTAGGAGTTGGTTTTTTGGCTGACAAAATTGGTTGTAGGAATGCCTATTTTATTAGTTTCTGTACTATGGGAGTTGCTTTAATTTGGGGTGGGTATACTCGACAGTTGTGGGGGTTATTCCTTTTTGCTACATTATTCGGAATTTCGTGGGGAGGTCAGGCTGTTTTAAGGTTTACGTTTTCTGCAGAAATGTTCGGTTTAGTCGCTTTAGGTGTTATTACAGGGGTCTTGGGTCTTACGGAGGCTAGTGGGGCCGCGTTTGGGTCGTTTTTTGCGGGGTATGTTTTTGATCTAGTAGGTAGCTATGACATAATGTTTGTTTTGGGTATAGTGCTATCTGTGTTAGGCGGAATAATGTCTTATTTCATTAAGCCTATCAAGATAAACTAG
- a CDS encoding FAD-dependent oxidoreductase, with product MQVKVRKDVIKSDVLIIGGGIAGLQAAIAAAEKGAKVIITEKADTRRSGSGSTGNDHFMCYIPEYHGNDFNEIILECSETLVGPIQDFDLFRLMMERSFELVQKWESYGISMRPTGKWSFMGHAMPGRRRYHLKYDGHDQKPCLTKEALRQGAKIMNKTPICELLKNDEGRIVGAIGINIADEEPEVVVFQAKSVILGTGDSPRLYPGPNPAYPFNTAFCPASSGSGQAMALRAGARLVNLDLPYNHAGPKYFARCGKATWIGVLSDIKGKPIGPFVSQPTRELGDVMADIWPGVFKEKMDDGTGPVYMNCSGTSDDDLDYMMKAFASEGDTSLVDYFDQYNLDLHKDMFEFTTYEYTLTARGPDIGLDSSTTVPGLYAAGNMTGNVRGDITSAAVFGQISGESASEYAKTVGDYDVSNHPLVTEKIELCNKVLGREVGAHWKEANSMLQQIMNDYVGMKVRSESLMKAGLSYVRDLKRYAHEQLMAENAHELMRALEVFDLIEVGEAVAICSENRKETRGTHKRTDFTYTNPLLNNKFQTIELTKDGFKTEFRNKKR from the coding sequence ATGCAAGTCAAGGTTAGAAAAGATGTTATTAAATCAGATGTGCTGATCATAGGCGGCGGTATTGCCGGACTGCAAGCAGCAATTGCGGCTGCTGAAAAAGGTGCGAAAGTTATCATTACTGAGAAAGCAGATACTCGCCGTTCAGGAAGTGGCTCTACCGGCAACGATCATTTCATGTGTTATATTCCGGAGTACCATGGCAATGATTTCAATGAAATTATACTTGAGTGTTCGGAAACTTTAGTCGGCCCCATTCAGGATTTTGATTTATTCAGGCTCATGATGGAGCGTTCCTTCGAGCTGGTGCAAAAATGGGAATCCTATGGCATTAGTATGCGACCTACAGGTAAATGGTCCTTCATGGGTCATGCTATGCCCGGACGAAGAAGATATCATTTAAAATATGACGGACATGATCAAAAACCATGTTTGACAAAGGAAGCCCTGAGACAAGGCGCCAAAATAATGAATAAAACACCTATATGTGAATTATTAAAAAATGACGAGGGGCGTATTGTTGGTGCTATCGGTATTAATATTGCTGATGAAGAGCCTGAAGTTGTTGTATTCCAGGCAAAATCAGTAATATTAGGCACAGGTGACTCGCCAAGGCTATATCCGGGTCCTAACCCCGCATATCCGTTCAATACTGCTTTCTGTCCCGCATCCAGTGGTAGTGGTCAGGCGATGGCTTTAAGAGCAGGAGCACGTCTTGTCAATTTGGATCTTCCTTATAATCATGCGGGCCCTAAATATTTTGCTCGTTGTGGCAAAGCTACCTGGATAGGTGTGCTGTCAGATATCAAGGGTAAGCCGATTGGTCCGTTTGTTTCCCAGCCAACTCGCGAATTAGGCGATGTTATGGCGGACATCTGGCCGGGTGTTTTCAAGGAGAAAATGGATGATGGAACAGGTCCCGTGTATATGAATTGTTCCGGAACAAGTGATGATGATCTGGATTACATGATGAAAGCATTTGCTTCGGAAGGCGATACTTCACTTGTCGATTATTTTGATCAATATAATCTGGATTTGCACAAAGATATGTTTGAATTCACTACTTATGAATATACCCTTACTGCCCGTGGCCCCGACATTGGCTTAGATAGCAGTACAACAGTTCCCGGTCTTTATGCGGCAGGTAATATGACAGGAAACGTTCGTGGGGATATCACAAGTGCTGCTGTATTCGGTCAAATTTCCGGAGAAAGTGCCAGTGAATATGCCAAGACGGTGGGGGACTATGATGTTAGTAACCATCCTCTCGTTACGGAAAAAATCGAACTATGTAATAAGGTCTTGGGCAGAGAAGTAGGTGCTCACTGGAAAGAAGCAAACTCAATGCTACAGCAAATAATGAATGACTATGTTGGCATGAAGGTTCGCTCAGAATCACTTATGAAAGCTGGATTAAGCTATGTACGCGATTTAAAACGATACGCTCATGAACAGTTAATGGCTGAGAATGCTCATGAGCTGATGAGGGCTCTAGAAGTATTTGATTTAATTGAAGTGGGCGAGGCAGTAGCTATTTGTTCTGAAAATCGTAAAGAGACCAGAGGCACTCACAAACGCACAGACTTCACTTACACAAATCCACTGCTGAATAATAAATTCCAAACTATTGAATTAACTAAAGACGGTTTTAAAACTGAATTCAGAAATAAGAAGCGATAG
- a CDS encoding FAD-dependent oxidoreductase — protein sequence MEVEKITCDVLCVGGGIAGLMAAIEAADNGAKVVVAEKAYTERSGAGGMGNDHFHCYIPEVHGDYSEFAKDLYYGQMAGKISEIGKEAADFWFQNTFDIIKLWDKWGIPMKYEGRYEFAGHSFKGQILNHLKYSGENQKPVLTKQARERGVTIINRVMIYDLIKDENGVVGALGISTREDKLYEFDAKAVILATGLGTRMYPSATLHDFNRPFPATNTCDGRAMAYRAGADLMNIELTSRHAGPKYYNRAGQATWIGVLRNRQGKPVGPFMTEPDRYYSDMTTEVNKSIFADYIKQGKGPIYMDGRGMSNDDLAYVNHWLLQEGNGGLLNHLEEEGIDLRKHPVEFMTFDMCCWSGIPYNKNGETSVEGLYAAGDESMGGISCAAVFGRSAGKNASVYAGRRTASKSNALEKSTSMAKTEIEELRKRKEGPKWQETSQALQQIMRDYAESVRCEDGLQAGLVNLYRLKTKAHERLVAENSHELMHCLEVFNLIDIGQLIFTGALDRKETRGANHIRPDYPITNPILTGKAHLARKNYDGSPMFVWK from the coding sequence ATGGAAGTCGAAAAAATAACTTGCGATGTTTTATGTGTAGGGGGTGGTATAGCAGGCTTGATGGCCGCGATTGAAGCCGCAGATAATGGGGCGAAAGTAGTAGTAGCTGAGAAAGCTTATACCGAACGAAGTGGCGCTGGTGGCATGGGCAATGACCATTTTCATTGTTATATTCCAGAAGTTCATGGCGATTATAGTGAATTTGCCAAAGACCTATATTACGGTCAAATGGCGGGAAAAATTTCGGAAATTGGCAAGGAGGCTGCTGACTTTTGGTTTCAGAATACTTTCGATATTATTAAACTCTGGGACAAATGGGGTATTCCCATGAAGTATGAAGGCAGATATGAGTTTGCCGGACATAGTTTTAAGGGACAAATTCTTAACCATCTGAAGTATTCCGGTGAAAATCAGAAACCCGTCTTAACTAAACAGGCTAGAGAGCGGGGCGTCACAATAATCAATAGGGTAATGATTTATGATCTGATTAAAGACGAAAATGGAGTTGTCGGAGCTCTGGGTATAAGTACTCGGGAAGATAAGTTATATGAATTCGATGCAAAAGCTGTTATTTTAGCAACCGGGTTAGGCACCAGAATGTATCCAAGTGCTACACTACATGATTTTAATAGACCTTTCCCTGCAACAAATACTTGTGACGGAAGAGCAATGGCTTATAGAGCAGGTGCGGATCTAATGAACATTGAACTGACTTCTCGTCACGCTGGTCCCAAATATTATAATCGAGCCGGTCAAGCCACGTGGATAGGCGTCTTAAGGAATAGACAAGGCAAACCGGTAGGACCGTTTATGACTGAACCAGATCGATACTATAGTGATATGACAACCGAGGTAAATAAGAGTATTTTTGCTGATTATATAAAACAAGGTAAGGGCCCTATTTATATGGATGGTCGAGGCATGTCTAATGATGACCTTGCTTATGTGAACCATTGGCTTCTGCAAGAAGGCAATGGAGGTTTACTAAATCATCTGGAAGAAGAAGGCATAGATCTAAGAAAGCATCCAGTAGAATTTATGACCTTTGATATGTGTTGCTGGTCGGGAATTCCTTACAATAAGAATGGTGAGACTTCGGTAGAAGGTTTATATGCAGCTGGAGATGAGTCCATGGGTGGAATATCGTGTGCTGCTGTATTCGGTAGATCGGCGGGTAAAAATGCATCCGTATATGCTGGACGCAGAACAGCAAGTAAATCAAATGCCTTGGAAAAATCAACGAGTATGGCGAAAACTGAAATCGAAGAGTTAAGAAAACGTAAAGAAGGCCCTAAATGGCAAGAGACTAGCCAAGCCTTACAACAAATTATGCGAGATTATGCAGAAAGTGTTCGGTGTGAGGATGGACTGCAAGCCGGTCTTGTGAACTTATATCGATTGAAAACAAAAGCCCATGAGCGCCTCGTAGCCGAGAATTCACATGAACTGATGCACTGTTTAGAAGTATTTAATCTAATTGATATTGGCCAACTAATATTTACCGGTGCTTTGGATCGCAAGGAAACAAGAGGTGCCAATCATATTAGGCCGGATTATCCAATTACGAACCCTATTTTAACGGGTAAAGCCCATTTGGCTAGAAAAAATTATGACGGTAGCCCAATGTTTGTCTGGAAATAA
- a CDS encoding 4Fe-4S dicluster domain-containing protein: MPPVIDQNKCNKCGICAQICPLDVIRVEMKNQEKEMVVKYPDECWYCRACVIDCPKEAIKIRYPLSHMMLHMEVPNA, from the coding sequence ATGCCGCCCGTAATCGACCAGAATAAATGCAATAAGTGTGGCATATGTGCGCAAATTTGTCCACTGGATGTAATCAGGGTCGAAATGAAGAATCAGGAAAAGGAAATGGTTGTCAAGTATCCTGATGAATGCTGGTACTGCAGAGCGTGCGTAATTGATTGCCCAAAAGAAGCCATTAAAATTAGATATCCATTGTCCCATATGATGTTGCATATGGAAGTACCAAATGCTTAG
- a CDS encoding 4Fe-4S dicluster domain-containing protein: MPPIINKEMCISCGKCYDVCPHDVFYNSVEGEVPVVSYPEECWHEAACVAECPVGAIKLRTPLQMMISYME, encoded by the coding sequence ATGCCACCGATCATTAATAAAGAGATGTGTATTTCTTGCGGAAAGTGTTACGATGTTTGCCCACATGATGTGTTTTATAATTCAGTTGAAGGAGAGGTGCCGGTAGTATCTTACCCTGAGGAATGTTGGCATGAAGCAGCATGTGTTGCTGAGTGCCCGGTGGGGGCTATTAAGTTAAGGACACCATTGCAAATGATGATAAGCTATATGGAGTAA
- a CDS encoding FAD-dependent oxidoreductase: protein MVETNKQIRECEVLVVGGGIAGLMAAIAAADNGAKVILADKADSRRSGSGATGNDHFVCYIPEVHGAPEGFLAEYQQSMVGGNADVSIQMKFIKRTFECVKDWHKWGIDMRPHDEWEFNGHAFPGRMRIFLKYNGENQKGVLTEQALKRGVIIENKTPITEFLTNENGKIIGAIGVDISKLEPEIKLFKADSVISATGQAVRLYPSITGGMMCNTAFSPANAGTGRAAAYRVGAKLVNLEIPNTHAGPKYFERAGKATWIGVLKDSSGKPVGPFVTKPTKEYGDITADVWHSVFTEKNQNGTGPVFMDCSETAPKDMEYMMWGLKCEGDTSLIDAMEKQGIDLGKSMVEFTKYKPFLIGRGIQIDENGSTNVDGLYAAGDEVGNFRCDIAGAAVMGRIAGEHASARSKGQIVSYDIENHPTVKKAQEFYTKLMTREEGSPWKELNMAVQQIMDDYAGVTFVRSETLLSSGLEYLRQLESNAKNSMTCKDSHELMRALESFDLLLVGKLVMKTAMERKETRGMHKRSDYTFTNPLLNGMFITIQNENGSSKLEWRKSY from the coding sequence ATGGTGGAAACTAATAAACAAATTAGAGAATGTGAAGTATTGGTAGTGGGTGGTGGTATAGCAGGTCTGATGGCGGCCATCGCTGCAGCTGATAATGGAGCAAAAGTAATTTTGGCTGATAAAGCAGACTCAAGACGTAGTGGCTCCGGTGCCACTGGTAATGACCATTTTGTTTGCTATATTCCAGAAGTTCATGGAGCCCCGGAAGGTTTCCTGGCTGAATATCAACAGAGTATGGTTGGCGGAAATGCTGATGTTTCTATTCAAATGAAGTTTATCAAACGGACTTTTGAGTGTGTTAAGGATTGGCATAAATGGGGTATTGACATGAGACCCCATGATGAATGGGAATTTAATGGGCATGCATTCCCGGGCAGAATGAGAATCTTTCTGAAATATAATGGCGAAAATCAAAAAGGCGTTTTAACGGAGCAGGCTCTTAAGCGTGGTGTTATAATTGAGAATAAAACACCCATAACCGAGTTTTTAACTAATGAAAATGGCAAGATCATAGGAGCAATAGGTGTTGATATATCAAAGCTCGAGCCTGAAATCAAATTGTTTAAAGCAGACAGTGTAATTTCGGCAACAGGGCAAGCTGTTAGATTATATCCTTCTATTACAGGGGGTATGATGTGTAATACTGCTTTTAGTCCGGCCAACGCCGGGACAGGTCGTGCTGCAGCGTATAGAGTTGGAGCAAAATTAGTCAACTTGGAAATACCAAATACCCATGCAGGCCCTAAATATTTTGAGCGTGCGGGTAAAGCGACGTGGATAGGTGTATTAAAAGATTCTTCTGGTAAGCCGGTTGGCCCATTTGTTACAAAGCCCACTAAAGAGTATGGGGATATAACAGCTGATGTCTGGCATTCTGTATTCACCGAAAAGAACCAAAATGGAACTGGTCCTGTGTTTATGGATTGTTCTGAAACAGCACCTAAAGATATGGAATATATGATGTGGGGTCTCAAGTGTGAAGGAGATACTTCCTTAATAGATGCCATGGAAAAACAAGGTATTGATCTCGGCAAGAGTATGGTGGAGTTTACTAAATACAAACCGTTCCTGATTGGCAGAGGTATTCAAATCGATGAAAATGGTTCAACCAATGTCGATGGCCTCTACGCTGCTGGAGATGAAGTAGGTAATTTTAGATGTGATATTGCCGGTGCTGCGGTAATGGGAAGAATCGCCGGTGAACATGCTTCTGCCCGTTCGAAAGGGCAAATTGTTTCTTATGATATTGAAAACCATCCAACAGTCAAAAAAGCACAAGAGTTCTATACTAAATTGATGACTCGTGAAGAGGGCTCTCCGTGGAAAGAACTAAACATGGCGGTGCAACAAATTATGGATGATTATGCCGGTGTTACGTTCGTTCGTTCGGAAACACTATTGTCATCTGGTCTGGAGTATTTAAGACAGTTAGAAAGTAATGCTAAGAACTCCATGACATGCAAAGATTCTCATGAATTGATGAGAGCACTGGAGTCCTTCGATTTGTTACTAGTGGGTAAATTGGTTATGAAAACTGCAATGGAAAGAAAAGAAACTAGGGGTATGCACAAAAGATCAGACTATACCTTTACCAATCCATTGCTTAACGGGATGTTTATTACGATTCAAAATGAAAATGGAAGCTCAAAATTAGAATGGAGAAAAAGCTACTAA
- a CDS encoding SLC13 family permease, whose protein sequence is MIKMALWSELNELKNSLSEKEFKNEKTKRTIGFFLGPILFLLLEFVIAPPSGLTDIAWRCLGVTLWAIVWWVCEPFAVPTTSLLVILLLPILNILPPEKVYPNLGHTAIFMVIGAFILVESLGASGLGKRIALWTVTRPSVNSVWRMAIAVSLVTMILSSVMPNIPVTILMISLTIPLLDNLGAPFRGKLTTLLLLSTAFPSVIGGIITPIGATAPNFLLIGVTQNVLGTSIPFGLWFITCLPVALLMFVVMLALFAVFFKKEASNAMDIDAARVNIVQDYKNLGKVTRRELYAGIAIVLALILWVIPGMATMTLGAQNPTTLILNKYLSMEKVALLVALLLLIVPLDWKKREYTIGWKDASKAVDFGLLIFIAVTFTLPAAFTETGLLKYITGILQGAVGDLPTIMVVFILVTIVSLLSQLGLQMPLIALSVPITASLIGAIGGNPLAAVLAVGMAAVGGTYLIPISTPVHMVPFSTGRIPMNDFVKAGLPFTIAWVFALAFIMYPLASMIIKF, encoded by the coding sequence ATGATTAAGATGGCACTATGGAGTGAATTAAATGAACTAAAGAATTCACTTAGTGAAAAAGAGTTTAAGAACGAGAAAACGAAAAGAACTATCGGCTTCTTTCTGGGTCCCATTTTATTCCTTCTACTTGAGTTTGTTATCGCTCCACCGTCTGGGTTAACAGATATCGCTTGGCGTTGTTTGGGAGTTACCTTATGGGCTATTGTATGGTGGGTTTGTGAGCCTTTTGCCGTACCAACTACATCTCTGTTAGTTATTCTGTTACTTCCTATTTTGAATATTCTTCCCCCGGAAAAGGTTTATCCGAATTTAGGACACACGGCTATTTTCATGGTAATCGGTGCATTCATTTTGGTAGAATCTCTAGGGGCGTCTGGGTTAGGAAAAAGGATAGCCCTATGGACTGTCACTAGGCCATCGGTTAATAGCGTCTGGCGTATGGCGATAGCAGTTTCACTTGTAACAATGATATTAAGCTCTGTGATGCCCAATATACCAGTAACTATTCTCATGATTAGTCTAACCATACCCTTGCTTGATAATTTGGGTGCTCCGTTTAGAGGCAAATTAACCACTTTACTTTTGCTAAGTACTGCCTTTCCATCAGTTATCGGTGGAATTATAACTCCGATTGGTGCGACTGCGCCTAACTTTCTCTTGATTGGCGTTACTCAAAATGTGTTGGGTACAAGTATTCCCTTTGGGCTTTGGTTTATTACTTGTCTACCCGTTGCCCTTTTGATGTTTGTAGTTATGTTGGCACTTTTCGCAGTCTTCTTTAAAAAAGAAGCGTCTAATGCGATGGACATTGATGCAGCAAGGGTAAACATTGTCCAGGACTATAAGAATCTAGGTAAAGTCACTAGAAGAGAATTGTACGCTGGTATTGCCATTGTTTTAGCCTTGATTTTATGGGTGATACCCGGTATGGCAACGATGACTCTGGGAGCTCAAAATCCCACGACTTTAATACTTAATAAATATTTGAGTATGGAAAAAGTTGCTTTGCTGGTCGCGTTGCTATTGTTAATCGTTCCACTCGACTGGAAAAAACGCGAATATACGATTGGTTGGAAAGATGCCTCAAAGGCTGTCGATTTTGGATTATTGATTTTTATTGCCGTAACCTTTACCTTACCAGCTGCTTTTACCGAGACTGGTCTGTTGAAGTACATTACAGGCATTCTACAAGGAGCAGTTGGTGATTTGCCCACAATTATGGTGGTTTTTATACTGGTGACCATCGTAAGTCTCTTAAGCCAATTAGGCTTGCAAATGCCCTTGATTGCTCTATCCGTACCGATTACGGCAAGTTTAATCGGTGCTATCGGAGGAAATCCATTGGCGGCAGTTCTTGCTGTGGGTATGGCAGCGGTTGGAGGTACCTACTTAATTCCAATTAGTACGCCTGTCCACATGGTTCCATTTTCCACAGGCCGGATTCCTATGAATGACTTTGTTAAAGCTGGCTTACCTTTCACAATTGCTTGGGTTTTTGCGCTTGCTTTTATTATGTACCCACTCGCTTCGATGATTATTAAGTTTTAA
- a CDS encoding Crp/Fnr family transcriptional regulator — MLTESTSISHIISFFDQPQTQASEIELSRLKDTGCKIICPNNKIFIHFGEFANGMYLLYKGKANARVMSLQGNKLIIFTMKPLCTFGEAPFLNNHKSNLEIEVHSGSVLYYFDNNCIKYLTEESSLFKDLIIKSIMLKAQISVDHLLDIYNLSPEQRVSKSLYHLCIDHGIKTSDNKYILNISQEDIATFSGLSRVTVARIYSKLRDNDILSKSYKSKRNLTVSLEKLSKYIDSFPL, encoded by the coding sequence ATGTTAACTGAATCTACATCCATTTCGCATATTATTAGTTTTTTCGATCAGCCACAAACACAAGCATCAGAAATTGAATTGAGCCGATTGAAAGATACAGGTTGTAAAATCATTTGCCCTAATAACAAAATTTTCATCCATTTTGGCGAATTTGCTAACGGCATGTATCTACTATATAAAGGTAAAGCAAACGCTCGAGTAATGTCACTGCAAGGTAATAAATTAATAATTTTTACTATGAAACCTTTATGTACTTTTGGTGAAGCTCCCTTTCTGAACAATCATAAATCAAATTTAGAGATAGAAGTACACTCTGGATCAGTATTATACTATTTTGATAATAACTGTATTAAATATTTAACTGAAGAAAGTAGTCTATTTAAAGATTTAATTATTAAATCAATCATGTTGAAAGCCCAAATTTCTGTAGATCACCTTTTGGATATCTACAATCTTTCTCCCGAGCAACGAGTTTCAAAATCTTTATACCATCTATGTATTGATCACGGGATTAAAACCTCTGATAATAAATATATTTTGAATATCTCTCAAGAGGACATAGCTACCTTTTCGGGTCTATCACGAGTTACTGTTGCGAGAATCTATAGTAAATTACGGGACAATGATATCTTATCTAAATCTTATAAATCAAAAAGGAACTTGACTGTTAGTCTGGAAAAGCTATCGAAATATATTGATTCCTTTCCCTTATAA